From Eremothecium sinecaudum strain ATCC 58844 chromosome V, complete sequence, a single genomic window includes:
- the REV3 gene encoding DNA-directed DNA polymerase (Syntenic homolog of Ashbya gossypii AAL099C; Syntenic homolog of Saccharomyces cerevisiae YPL167C (REV3)): MHTDPPRPSEEPNRSSLDPVQLQCNDYDFYLTRPTRLDVSGSTRFKDIKFGSVPIIRIYGSLSTGHNVLCHVHGVFPYIFIKYDGKVGSEMDAVDSHCRNLHILLENALRRSNEDSVCEEPGLDASWSDGLQYIADVTVVKGVPFYGFHVGWHAFYKISLLNPSLTLHLSEILRNGDLFGYSVETFESHIPYLLQFTADYNCFGCSWLEMSSCYFRSPVLNEYNAMDKKLWDDSLGVWLNKHLREDENLLDEAEFEREGNGLLEIDVLPQLILNRRHISYRDLHHDFNVSSFTPISDRKESYVTSTDLLWKDIEKLRSIYGLLQYSPPAAISRVESAPNWDTGKLWEFYQKKQAETSSSTAEVDFASFVDNSLWYDRIRTASDAIEDLWLPVIPKIGSSCRLETLKRKLSPSSNNDQVPISLENTADEPEQVSTLDDLEDATLKSRKLQTPEISASLALHNSPKAVVQVRGIPYEQPTYRYKRFPIGYKSILNKIEQEGLPAINYSDPYFSNPVDLQKTRYIYSGKRHELSTDYYSHRTPLGFAGDSSMYRSLRKSTPLTFNRWLYTPKPPGYSDPLNKPANVHKKSSQIAPIKKNEHFKPSFRTALYVDSRKSDGNDLTHMSLELHIKTRQNMLPNPTKDAIKIIFWKMDGTYIINNQSLPNQGMLIFLDDSEKEYEDVIKGAADGGYISFHYSELDLINSFVKLVLLMDPDILSGFEVNVSSWGYLIKRGDVAHSLRINNMLSRVKKEGSNSYESKWNYTHASGTKIAGRHLLNIWRRLRGEFNLLRYTFENITFHFFGERTPHYSHESLSKFWSDYSKPGSLRLVINYWRKRVDYNIRLINEKYIISRITEEARLIGIDFQSVIARGSQFKVESFLVRLCKSERFILLSPSNSQVRRQRALECVPLVMEPDTSFYKGPVIVLDFQALYPSIIMAYNYCYSTMIGRVMEISLSHNEVGVTDTSIPPNLLKLLADFVNISPNGVVFVKEEVRRSALSKMLQDILSSRFMVKRTMQELPTENRNLLSTLDSRQIALKLLANVTYGYTSASYSGRMPCSDIADSIVQTARQTLKNAVAMIEGEYDWGAKVIYGDTDSLFVYLPGKSREQAFNIGNAIASAVTASNPSPVELKFERVFHPCILLSKKRYVGYSYNYPTQAVGEFLAKGIETIRRDSNPAQQKIVQRSLEILFDTYDLSQVKSYITEEFKRIIEGNIIVQDFCFSREVRMGTYANENSLPPAGAVAKMRAQEDEMAEPQYGERVTYLVVQGKSGDRLVDRCVPPEKFLELPSMTLDYEYYITKTLIPPLERFFKIVGLDIRELYRDLPRFKDLKNIFTSDMNGLPRIVNSATCLKCRNIILHRNKFKICEKCQASPDSTAEFLLVEKKIANENRMKSILKTCKNCAFHIAKGQSDTLTEAAFSCDSHDCPNYFSRRKYEALLNESSWKDIHNALQSLDW; the protein is encoded by the coding sequence ATGCATACTGATCCCCCAAGGCCTTCTGAAGAACCTAACAGGAGCTCTTTGGATCCGGTACAGCTTCAATGTAATGATTACGACTTTTATCTAACACGACCTACAAGACTAGATGTATCAGGAAGTACCAGGTTTAAAGATATTAAGTTTGGTTCTGTCCCTATTATAAGAATATACGGATCATTATCCACTGGTCACAACGTTCTTTGTCATGTACATGGTGTGTTCCCCTATATCTTCATTAAGTATGATGGAAAGGTTGGTAGTGAAATGGATGCGGTTGATAGCCACTGCAGGAATTTACATATTTTGTTAGAAAATGCATTAAGAAGGTCTAATGAGGACTCTGTTTGTGAGGAACCTGGGTTGGATGCCTCCTGGTCCGATGGTTTGCAATATATTGCGGATGTCACTGTAGTTAAAGGTGTACCGTTTTATGGATTCCATGTTGGATGGCATGCCTTTTATAAGATATCGTTGTTGAATCCATCGCTAACGTTGCACCTATCTGAAATTTTACGAAATGGCGATTTGTTTGGTTATAGCGTGGAGACATTTGAGTCCCATATCCCATACCTGCTGCAGTTTACTGCTGACTATAACTGTTTTGGCTGTTCATGGTTAGAGATGTCGTCCTGTTACTTTAGGAGCCCAGTATTAAATGAATACAATGCTATGGACAAAAAACTGTGGGATGATTCTCTTGGCGTGTGGTTGAATAAGCATCTTCGTGAAGACGAGAACTTGCTTGACGAAGCTGAATTTGAGCGTGAGGGGAACGGTCTATTGGAAATAGATGTTCTTCCGCAGCTCATACTTAATAGGAGACATATAAGCTATAGAGATTTGCATCATGACTTCAATGTATCTTCCTTTACGCCGATCTCGGACAGGAAGGAAAGTTATGTCACTTCGACCGATCTTCTATGGAAAGATATTGAGAAACTACGATCTATATATGGCTTGCTCCAATACTCTCCCCCAGCTGCTATTTCTAGAGTTGAATCAGCCCCTAATTGGGACACTGGTAAGTTATGGGAGTTCTACCAAAAAAAACAGGCGGAAACAAGTTCGAGCACAGCGGAAGTAGATTTTGCCAGTTTTGTAGATAATTCATTGTGGTACGATAGGATTCGAACTGCATCCGATGCTATAGAAGATCTATGGCTTCCTGTTATACCCAAGATCGGTAGCAGTTGCCGTTTGGAAACCTTGAAGCGGAAACTTAGCCCATCGAGCAATAACGATCAAGTCCCCATTTCCTTGGAGAATACCGCAGATGAACCAGAACAAGTATCAACCTTGGATGATTTAGAAGATGCCACTTTAAAGTCTCGTAAGCTGCAGACTCCTGAGATTTCGGCATCCCTTGCCCTTCATAATTCACCAAAAGCTGTGGTACAAGTTAGAGGAATCCCATATGAGCAGCCCACTTACAGGTATAAGAGATTTCCCATTGGCTACAAGAGCATTTTAAACAAAATCGAACAGGAAGGCTTGCCAGCTATTAATTATAGTGACCCATATTTTTCAAATCCAGTAGACTTACAGAAAACCAGATATATTTATTCGGGCAAAAGACACGAATTGTCAACTGACTACTATAGCCATCGCACGCCCTTAGGGTTTGCCGGAGATTCATCTATGTATAGGAGTCTCCGAAAATCAACTCCGCTTACTTTTAATCGATGGTTATACACACCAAAACCACCCGGATACAGTGATCCTTTGAATAAACCCGCAAACGTGCATAAGAAATCATCGCAAATTGCTCcaataaagaaaaatgagCATTTTAAACCTTCATTCAGGACAGCGTTGTACGTTGATTCGCGGAAGTCAGATGGAAATGATTTAACTCATATGTCTCTTGAGCTTCATATTAAAACGAGACAAAATATGTTACCAAATCCTACAAAGGATGCGATTAAAATAATCTTCTGGAAAATGGACGGCACATACATAATTAACAATCAATCCCTCCCAAATCAGGGGATGCTGATTTTCCTCGATGATTCAGAGAAAGAATACGAAGATGTAATAAAGGGTGCAGCTGATGGAGGCTATATATCCTTTCATTATTCTGAACTTGATTTAATTAACTCGTTTGTTAAACTAGTGCTACTCATGGACCCAGATATATTATCTGGTTTTGAGGTCAACGTATCATCATGGGGATATTTAATAAAGCGTGGGGATGTCGCACATAGTTTGCGAATTAATAATATGCTATCACGAGTTAAGAAAGAAGGGAGCAATAGTTATGAAAGTAAATGGAATTATACTCACGCTTCAGGCACCAAGATAGCTGGCAGACATTTGCTAAACATATGGCGGAGACTAAGAGGTGAGTTTAATTTATTAAGGTATACCTTTGAAAACATAACGTTCCATTTTTTTGGAGAGCGTACCCCTCACTACTCTCATGAATCGCTTTCAAAGTTTTGGAGTGACTATTCTAAACCTGGAAGTTTGCGATTAGTTATAAACTACTGGAGAAAAAGAGTGGATTACAATATTCGACTAATAAATGAGAAATATATAATATCTCGAATTACCGAAGAAGCCCGCCTAATTGGAATAGACTTTCAGTCGGTCATTGCCCGTGGTTCGCAATTCAAGGTTGAATCTTTTCTTGTACGCCTGTGCAAATCAGAGCGTTTTATACTACTATCACCGAGTAATTCTCAAGTGCGGCGACAGAGAGCTTTGGAGTGTGTACCTTTGGTAATGGAACCTGATACTTCATTCTACAAGGGACCTGTCATTGTGTTAGATTTTCAAGCCTTATATCCCTCCATAATCATGGCCTATAATTACTGTTACAGCACAATGATTGGCAGAGTCATGGAAATTTCTCTTTCTCACAATGAAGTGGGGGTCACAGACACATCAATTCCTCCGAACCTTCTGAAATTACTTGCTGATTTTGTGAATATATCTCCAAACGGCGTCGTATTCGTTAAGGAAGAGGTTAGAAGGTCTGCACTATCTAAAATGTTACAAGATATACTGTCATCTAGATTTATGGTTAAAAGAACAATGCAAGAATTGCCGACTGAAAATAGAAACCTACTAAGCACTTTAGATAGTCGACAAATTGCTTTAAAGCTTCTTGCTAATGTAACATATGGTTATACATCCGCATCTTATTCTGGTCGTATGCCGTGTTCTGATATTGCTGATAGTATTGTACAGACAGCGCGACAAACTTTAAAAAATGCTGTAGCGATGATTGAGGGAGAGTATGATTGGGGAGCGAAAGTTATCTACGGTGATACAGATAGTCTTTTCGTTTACCTTCCAGGAAAGAGCCGGGAGCAGGCCTTTAACATTGGAAATGCAATTGCTTCGGCAGTCACAGCTTCCAATCCTAGTCCAGTTGAACTAAAGTTTGAACGCGTTTTCCACCCTTGTATTTTATTATCAAAGAAGAGATATGTTGGTTACTCTTACAATTACCCAACTCAAGCAGTTGGTGAATTCCTTGCCAAAGGAATAGAAACTATTCGCAGAGACTCAAATCCTGCTCAACAAAAAATCGTACAAAGATCTCTTGAAATTCTATTTGACACCTACGATCTAAGTCAAGTCAAATCATACATAACTGAGGAATTCAAGAGAATAATTGAAGGTAACATTATTGTTCAGGATTTTTGTTTTTCTCGTGAAGTCCGAATGGGAACATACGCTAACGAAAACTCCCTTCCTCCAGCAGGTGCTGTAGCAAAAATGAGAGCGCAAGAAGATGAGATGGCCGAGCCTCAATATGGCGAAAGAGTAACTTATCTAGTAGTTCAGGGCAAATCAGGCGATCGTTTAGTTGATAGGTGCGTCCCGCCAGAAAAATTCCTTGAACTGCCGAGCATGACGTTAGACTACGAGTATTATATCACAAAAACTCTAATTCCTCCGCTAGAAAGGTTTTTTAAGATAGTAGGATTGGATATCAGAGAGCTGTACAGAGATTTGCCAAGGTTTAAAGATCTTAAGAATATATTTACGTCTGATATGAATGGCTTACCAAGGATTGTTAATTCTGCAACTTGTTTAAAGTGTAGAAATATTATACTTCACAGGAATAAATTCAAGATTTGTGAAAAATGCCAAGCATCTCCAGATTCTACAGCAGAGTTCCTTCTAGTTGAAAAGAAGATTGCTAACGAGAATCGAATGAAATCTATTTTGAAAACGTGTAAAAACTGCGCTTTCCATATTGCAAAAGGTCAA